The proteins below are encoded in one region of Arenibacter algicola:
- a CDS encoding FN3 associated domain-containing protein, protein MTLQIISLGRLHPLLVHLPIGILVLAFLLELYFRKKDSETENNIIKFTLAIAAATTVLSVASGWLLGEDGGYDETLLFRHRWMAVGLAVGSTLLYFIKKYPKPWSKNIYLPLFICVMGLLGLTGHYGGSMTHGEDYLYKNEKTKKMVITDVDKALVFNDIIMPILDDKCVSCHNPNKVKGGLIMTNKEQLLAGGDSGSLLIAEKDQAPRLIHHIKLPMEDEDHMPPNGKVQLTSPEIQLLEWWISHENCFDCVAGTLDKTEKINDILNSLEEDTSTRAIIAKQVTMVPEDWLASININGPIVTKLAEKNPLLIVNLSGNKSLAKDDLKALKKHAANIVELNLGNSNFNDTISSYLAAFKNLTKLQLQNTKITDKSMESIGDLKHLESLNIYGTDITDKGLEKLTNLSGLKTLYPWNSKITKKALDQFSDKNNSVTVVSISEDLFTPSSLEAPSIIADTDFFKDSIEVTLDYFFKGVELYYTLDGSEPDTTSTRYKEPIVLTASTQLKAVSHKPGWELSPVKTISFKKSNILPNSITLNNKPNEKYKGNGGNTLIDLKRGTSNFVDGNWIGYEGSSFAATLKLQKEELISTVSVGAFSSPEKWIFYPTGFKVWVSQDGNNYKLVHTEKVPTEKPNSDTKFQFFDLNIPPTKSTFVKVEVISQLKNPSWHTNPGGKSWLFVDEIVLN, encoded by the coding sequence ATGACACTACAGATTATAAGTCTTGGTCGCCTACACCCCCTATTGGTACACCTGCCCATCGGCATTCTTGTATTGGCCTTTCTATTGGAACTATATTTTAGAAAGAAAGATTCCGAAACGGAAAACAATATTATCAAATTTACCCTTGCCATTGCTGCGGCAACTACAGTGTTATCTGTGGCCAGCGGTTGGTTATTGGGTGAAGATGGGGGCTATGATGAGACCTTGCTGTTTAGGCACCGTTGGATGGCCGTTGGTTTGGCCGTAGGCAGCACCCTTCTATATTTTATTAAAAAGTATCCCAAGCCCTGGTCCAAAAACATTTACCTACCCCTTTTTATTTGTGTTATGGGCCTCTTAGGACTAACAGGGCATTATGGCGGGAGCATGACCCATGGAGAGGACTATCTGTACAAAAATGAGAAGACCAAAAAGATGGTTATAACGGACGTGGACAAAGCTTTGGTATTTAATGATATTATTATGCCAATTCTGGATGATAAGTGTGTAAGTTGCCACAATCCTAATAAGGTTAAGGGAGGCTTAATTATGACCAACAAGGAACAACTGCTTGCAGGGGGAGACTCTGGCAGTTTATTGATTGCGGAAAAGGACCAAGCTCCAAGATTGATACACCATATTAAATTACCCATGGAGGACGAGGACCATATGCCACCAAATGGAAAAGTTCAATTGACCAGTCCCGAAATTCAATTATTGGAATGGTGGATAAGTCATGAAAACTGTTTTGATTGTGTGGCCGGGACTTTGGATAAAACGGAAAAGATCAATGATATTTTAAACTCATTGGAAGAGGACACCTCCACTAGGGCGATTATTGCAAAACAAGTGACCATGGTTCCCGAAGACTGGTTGGCCTCTATAAACATCAACGGACCTATTGTCACAAAATTGGCAGAAAAAAATCCACTTTTGATAGTAAACCTGTCCGGCAATAAAAGTTTGGCAAAAGATGATCTAAAAGCATTAAAAAAACATGCAGCAAACATTGTTGAACTCAATCTGGGCAATTCCAATTTTAATGACACCATTTCTTCGTATCTAGCTGCCTTCAAGAATCTCACTAAACTTCAGCTACAAAATACTAAGATCACAGATAAATCCATGGAGTCTATAGGGGATTTAAAACACTTGGAATCCCTAAACATTTATGGTACGGATATTACGGATAAGGGTCTGGAAAAGTTAACCAACCTTAGTGGCTTAAAAACTCTATATCCATGGAATTCCAAAATCACCAAAAAAGCCCTGGATCAATTTAGCGACAAAAATAATAGTGTAACAGTGGTAAGTATCAGCGAAGATCTATTTACCCCTTCCAGTTTGGAAGCACCATCTATCATTGCAGATACGGATTTCTTCAAGGATTCCATTGAAGTAACCTTGGACTATTTTTTTAAGGGAGTGGAACTCTACTACACCTTGGACGGTTCAGAACCGGACACCACTTCAACAAGATACAAAGAACCCATTGTATTGACTGCCTCTACCCAGCTCAAAGCTGTTAGCCATAAACCGGGTTGGGAATTAAGTCCCGTTAAGACCATCAGTTTTAAAAAATCGAATATTCTGCCCAATTCCATTACACTAAACAATAAGCCCAACGAAAAATACAAGGGAAATGGAGGAAACACTTTGATAGATCTAAAAAGAGGGACCAGCAACTTTGTAGACGGCAATTGGATAGGATATGAAGGCAGTAGTTTTGCCGCCACTCTAAAACTCCAGAAAGAAGAATTGATATCTACGGTATCGGTCGGGGCATTTTCTTCTCCTGAGAAATGGATTTTTTACCCGACGGGTTTCAAAGTATGGGTGTCACAGGATGGCAATAATTACAAGCTTGTCCATACGGAAAAAGTTCCGACAGAAAAACCCAACTCCGATACCAAGTTCCAGTTTTTCGACCTTAACATTCCCCCAACCAAATCCACTTTCGTAAAAGTGGAGGTCATTAGTCAACTTAAGAACCCTTCTTGGCATACCAATCCAGGAGGTAAAAGTTGGTTGTTCGTAGATGAAATAGTCCTCAACTAA
- a CDS encoding DUF6691 family protein codes for MKFLKFLLVGIFFGIVLVKSEAVSWYRIYEMFKFQAFHMYGIIGSAVFLGVLFIWLFKKYKVKSIEGKEIDLVPKDKGVARYILGGTIFGFGWALAGACPGPMYILVGTGVFSMFIVIAAALLGTFTYGLLQKKLPH; via the coding sequence ATGAAATTTTTAAAATTCTTGTTGGTAGGTATCTTCTTTGGGATAGTGCTGGTGAAATCAGAAGCAGTATCCTGGTACCGCATCTATGAAATGTTCAAGTTTCAAGCCTTTCATATGTACGGAATAATTGGGTCTGCAGTATTTCTAGGGGTTCTATTTATTTGGCTCTTTAAGAAGTATAAGGTAAAAAGTATTGAGGGCAAAGAGATAGATCTGGTTCCAAAGGATAAAGGGGTAGCAAGATATATTCTTGGCGGTACCATCTTTGGCTTTGGATGGGCCTTGGCGGGTGCTTGCCCTGGACCTATGTACATTTTAGTGGGAACAGGAGTTTTTAGTATGTTTATTGTAATTGCAGCTGCCCTACTGGGCACTTTTACCTACGGCCTACTCCAGAAGAAATTGCCCCATTAA
- a CDS encoding YeeE/YedE family protein has product MEYILQPWPWYVSGPLIALVMLILVFFGKTFGMSSNLQTLCSIGGAGKYSDYFRFDWKAQRWNLTVVLGAVLGGFIATQYLSDGSAIALSVETISDLNALGFNEVGETLLPPEIYSWENVLSLKGISILVIAGFLVGFGTRYAGGCTSGHAITGLSNLQLPSLIAVIGFFIGGLIMTFFILPLIFGS; this is encoded by the coding sequence ATGGAATATATACTTCAACCCTGGCCATGGTATGTGTCCGGGCCTCTGATTGCCCTGGTAATGCTTATTTTGGTGTTTTTTGGTAAAACTTTCGGGATGTCGTCCAATTTACAGACATTGTGCAGCATTGGCGGCGCAGGAAAATATTCGGACTATTTCCGGTTCGATTGGAAAGCCCAACGCTGGAATCTGACCGTTGTTCTCGGTGCGGTTCTTGGTGGCTTTATAGCTACTCAATATTTATCGGATGGTTCGGCAATTGCCTTAAGCGTCGAAACCATTTCGGACTTAAATGCATTGGGATTTAATGAGGTTGGGGAAACCCTCCTACCCCCAGAGATTTATAGTTGGGAAAATGTGTTGAGTCTAAAAGGGATTTCAATCTTGGTCATTGCGGGCTTTTTAGTTGGCTTCGGAACAAGATATGCCGGTGGATGTACTTCAGGTCATGCCATAACTGGTCTAAGCAACCTTCAATTGCCCTCCCTAATTGCCGTAATAGGTTTTTTTATAGGTGGACTTATAATGACCTTTTTTATTCTACCCTTAATTTTTGGATCTTAA